From Acidipropionibacterium acidipropionici, one genomic window encodes:
- a CDS encoding alpha-1,4-glucan--maltose-1-phosphate maltosyltransferase, whose translation MAKKRPPRRIADPGSSEPDLDLTGTDPTGHATPDPQAPSEADIADLMRRSTGLREPYPPEAMDVPGQLPLRGFGRIPVHNVSPTVEAGRLPVKAVVDEEFTVSANVFREGHDAVGASVVLVSPRGKRHVTDMVQVEPMGLDIWEARVHAWAPGDWTMHVEAWSDAWGTWHHNAEAKLEAGIDVDLVCAEGHVLLDSAADRAAAASRPDEVEVIGRAAEALDPSRSPAEILASVVRDPAVDAAMRVYADRPLATATPAEPLKVERRRALYGSWYEFFPRSQGAHQTETGWVSGTFDSSWERLEAAAAMGFDVVYLPPIHPVGRAFRKGPNNTLDAGPDDPGSPWAIGSPDGGHDAVNPDLGTLEDFDRFVGRARELGLEVALDFALQASPDHPWVHSHPEWFTTRVDGTIAYAENPPKKYQDIYPINFDNDPEGIYHEVIRLLEFWIAHGVTIFRVDNPHTKPLNFWAWVMEQMHRDHPEVIFLAEAFTRPEMMQALAKVGFQQGYSYFVWRTEKWELEEYLHEISHDTGHYYRPNFFTNTPDINPIPLNDGNPAGFAIRAILAATMSPSWGMYSGFEICEHAPVPGREEYLDSEKYQYRPRDWSSQPNIIELVTRLNQIRREHPALQQLRDATIHRTDHDKVFAFSKRAGDDVVIVVVSLDPDWGLGAHVTFDMAALGLADDQLFEVHDELTGTDATWAREDWVELYPAQPARILRLRR comes from the coding sequence ATGGCCAAGAAGCGTCCGCCCCGTCGCATCGCCGATCCCGGTTCTTCGGAGCCCGACCTCGATCTCACCGGCACTGATCCCACGGGCCATGCGACGCCCGACCCGCAGGCCCCCTCCGAGGCCGACATCGCCGACCTGATGCGGCGCTCCACGGGGCTGCGCGAGCCCTACCCGCCCGAGGCCATGGACGTCCCCGGCCAGCTGCCGCTGCGGGGCTTCGGCCGGATCCCGGTGCACAACGTCTCACCGACCGTGGAGGCCGGCCGGCTGCCCGTCAAGGCGGTCGTCGACGAGGAGTTCACCGTCTCCGCGAATGTCTTCCGGGAGGGGCACGACGCCGTGGGCGCCTCCGTGGTGCTGGTCAGCCCGCGCGGAAAGCGCCACGTCACCGACATGGTGCAGGTCGAACCGATGGGGCTGGACATCTGGGAGGCCCGGGTGCACGCCTGGGCCCCTGGCGACTGGACGATGCACGTCGAGGCCTGGTCGGACGCCTGGGGCACCTGGCATCACAATGCCGAGGCGAAGCTGGAGGCCGGGATCGACGTCGACCTGGTGTGCGCCGAGGGACATGTCCTGCTGGACTCGGCGGCCGACCGCGCCGCCGCGGCCTCCCGCCCCGACGAGGTCGAGGTGATCGGCCGGGCCGCCGAGGCCCTGGATCCCTCCCGGTCCCCCGCCGAGATCCTCGCATCGGTCGTCCGGGACCCCGCGGTCGACGCCGCCATGCGGGTCTACGCCGACCGGCCGCTGGCCACCGCCACCCCCGCCGAACCGCTCAAGGTGGAGCGCCGGCGCGCCCTCTACGGATCCTGGTACGAGTTCTTCCCCCGCTCCCAGGGGGCCCACCAGACCGAGACCGGCTGGGTCTCGGGGACCTTCGACTCCTCCTGGGAGCGCCTCGAGGCCGCCGCCGCGATGGGCTTCGACGTCGTCTACCTCCCCCCGATCCATCCCGTCGGGAGGGCCTTCCGCAAGGGCCCCAACAACACTCTGGACGCGGGCCCCGACGATCCCGGGTCGCCGTGGGCGATCGGCTCTCCCGATGGCGGCCACGACGCCGTCAACCCGGATCTGGGCACCCTGGAGGACTTCGACCGGTTCGTCGGACGGGCCCGTGAGCTGGGCCTGGAGGTGGCCCTGGACTTCGCCCTGCAGGCCTCCCCCGACCATCCCTGGGTGCACAGCCATCCTGAATGGTTCACCACCCGCGTCGACGGCACCATCGCCTACGCCGAGAACCCGCCGAAGAAGTATCAGGACATCTACCCGATCAATTTCGACAACGACCCCGAGGGCATCTACCACGAGGTGATCCGCCTCCTGGAGTTCTGGATCGCCCACGGGGTCACGATCTTCCGGGTCGACAACCCCCACACCAAGCCGCTGAACTTCTGGGCCTGGGTGATGGAGCAGATGCACCGCGACCACCCCGAGGTGATCTTCCTGGCCGAGGCCTTCACCCGGCCGGAGATGATGCAGGCCCTGGCGAAGGTCGGGTTCCAGCAGGGCTACTCCTACTTCGTGTGGCGCACCGAGAAGTGGGAGCTCGAGGAGTACCTCCACGAGATCTCCCACGACACAGGCCACTACTACCGGCCGAACTTCTTCACCAACACCCCCGACATCAACCCCATCCCCCTCAACGACGGCAACCCGGCCGGATTCGCCATCCGGGCCATCCTGGCGGCCACCATGAGCCCCTCCTGGGGCATGTACTCGGGATTCGAGATCTGCGAGCACGCCCCGGTCCCGGGCCGCGAGGAGTACCTGGACTCCGAGAAGTACCAGTACCGGCCCCGCGACTGGTCCTCCCAGCCCAACATCATCGAGCTGGTGACCCGGCTCAACCAGATCCGCCGGGAGCATCCCGCTCTCCAGCAGCTGCGCGACGCCACGATCCACCGCACCGACCACGACAAGGTCTTCGCGTTCTCCAAGAGGGCCGGCGACGACGTCGTCATCGTGGTGGTCTCGCTGGATCCCGACTGGGGGCTCGGAGCCCACGTCACCTTCGACATGGCCGCCCTGGGGCTGGCCGACGACCAGCTCTTCGAGGTCCACGACGAGCTCACCGGCACCGACGCCACCTGGGCCCGGGAGGACTGGGTCGAGCTCTACCCCGCCCAGCCCGCCCGCATCCTGAGGCTGCGACGGTGA